One segment of Vibrio mimicus DNA contains the following:
- a CDS encoding BRO-N domain-containing protein, giving the protein MTSALTFQNTHFDVIEQHNQLWLSAAQIGKALGYAREDSVSRIYDRNQDEFSSGMSMTVNLTVNGINNSLRQKSVRIFSLRGAHLIAMFARTAIAKQFRKWVLDILDQETKTQTIIPITTPSQIPKANWPITYQTDWKPATITLFGKTAHYVRFELRPKPFSCEFSAKHTPQVYQAVFHFADQYKRPSIRNEAPMIGDVGYFESTRLDDLWVQVINFAARCNSQCALL; this is encoded by the coding sequence ATGACTTCAGCACTGACTTTTCAAAACACCCATTTTGATGTGATCGAACAGCACAACCAGCTTTGGCTATCTGCTGCGCAAATAGGTAAAGCATTAGGCTATGCGCGTGAAGATTCTGTCAGCCGTATCTATGATCGTAACCAAGACGAGTTTTCAAGTGGAATGTCAATGACCGTCAATTTGACGGTGAATGGAATAAACAATAGTTTGAGACAAAAATCAGTACGCATTTTCTCACTGCGCGGCGCTCACCTCATCGCCATGTTCGCCAGAACGGCCATCGCCAAACAATTTAGAAAATGGGTGCTCGATATCCTCGATCAAGAAACCAAAACCCAAACCATCATCCCCATTACCACCCCATCGCAAATTCCCAAAGCCAACTGGCCGATCACCTACCAAACCGATTGGAAACCCGCCACCATCACGTTGTTTGGTAAAACCGCCCACTATGTGCGTTTCGAGCTAAGACCCAAACCATTCAGTTGCGAGTTCAGTGCAAAACACACTCCGCAGGTTTATCAGGCGGTATTCCATTTCGCCGACCAATACAAAAGACCAAGTATCAGGAATGAAGCCCCAATGATTGGGGATGTCGGCTATTTTGAATCAACAAGGCTTGATGACTTATGGGTACAAGTCATTAACTTTGCGGCAAGGTGCAATAGCCAATGTGCCTTGCTTTAA
- a CDS encoding phage portal protein, with protein sequence MTEQLIHSHTTDGTETKSVYSFDPNPEPVDTNSWMTRYCELFYNDFDDYWEPPISLKGLAEIANANGYHGSLLKARANYVAGRFLSGGNMPMYKMNNACWDYFGLGMAAFVKIRSYMKNVIALEPLPMVHMRKRKNGDFVQLLRNNEQKVFKAKDVIFIPQYDPQQQIYGLPDYLGSIQSSLLNRDATLFRRRYYLNGAHMGFIFYATDPNLSEADEKALKEKISSSKGIGNFRSMFVNIPNGKEKGIQLIPVGDIATKDEFERIKNITAQDIFVGHRFPAGMGGMIPQTGATAPDPLKVSQVYDKYEVVPVCKRFSDAINSDPEIPESLSFNFDLSIEV encoded by the coding sequence ATGACAGAGCAACTTATTCACTCACACACTACCGATGGCACAGAGACAAAATCTGTGTACAGCTTTGACCCGAACCCGGAGCCCGTTGATACAAACAGTTGGATGACTCGTTATTGTGAGCTGTTTTACAACGATTTTGATGATTACTGGGAGCCGCCAATTTCGTTAAAAGGGTTAGCCGAAATTGCTAACGCGAACGGGTATCACGGTTCACTGCTGAAAGCGCGGGCCAACTATGTGGCTGGTCGCTTCCTGAGTGGTGGCAACATGCCTATGTACAAAATGAATAATGCCTGCTGGGACTATTTCGGCCTTGGCATGGCGGCATTTGTGAAGATTCGCAGCTACATGAAGAATGTGATCGCTCTTGAACCTTTGCCCATGGTTCACATGCGCAAGCGTAAGAACGGGGACTTTGTTCAGTTGCTGCGTAACAACGAGCAAAAGGTGTTTAAAGCGAAGGATGTGATTTTTATTCCCCAGTATGATCCGCAGCAGCAGATATACGGCTTGCCTGATTACTTGGGCAGCATTCAAAGCAGTTTATTGAACCGTGACGCTACCCTCTTTCGCCGTCGCTATTACCTGAACGGAGCGCACATGGGCTTTATTTTCTATGCGACCGACCCGAACTTGAGCGAAGCCGATGAAAAGGCACTGAAAGAGAAGATTTCCAGTTCTAAAGGGATCGGGAATTTCCGCAGTATGTTTGTGAACATCCCGAACGGGAAAGAGAAAGGCATTCAACTGATTCCGGTGGGCGATATTGCCACGAAAGATGAGTTTGAGCGGATCAAGAACATCACGGCGCAAGATATTTTCGTGGGGCACCGTTTCCCAGCAGGGATGGGCGGCATGATCCCGCAGACAGGCGCAACAGCACCAGACCCACTCAAAGTCAGCCAAGTTTATGACAAGTATGAAGTGGTTCCGGTGTGTAAGCGTTTTTCTGATGCCATCAACAGTGACCCAGAGATACCGGAATCACTGTCTTTCAATTTTGATTTGAGCATCGAGGTTTAA
- a CDS encoding terminase ATPase subunit family protein: MAYSPEIRQAARALYLKAWTPREIADELNLNSDRIIYYWADKFGWRDMLREQTIDEAIANRIQTLLEVENPSKPQLDMLDRLINHHVKLKKLRATEQPTQPNEAGTASAQSGAQNSKSGSPKAESGTQTGDSGKYSAPSGKRGKKVKNDVSEITEADFKLWHDSLFAYQHTMRNNLHQRTRNILKSRQIGATYYFAGEALEQAILTGDNQIFLSASRAQADVFRRYIVAIAKEFLGIEITGNPSTLSNGAELHYLSTNGKTAQSYHGHVYIDEYFWIGKFDELNKVASAMATHKKWRKTYFSTPSSKMHPAYPFWTGEKWRGDKTTRKNIEFPTFDELRDGGRLCPDKQWRYVVTIEDAAKGGCDLFDIEELREEYSETDFNNLFMCVFVDGASSIFEFNKIERCMVDSEIWQDYKPNAARPFGSREVWLGYDPSRTRDNAVLMVVAPPIVAVEKFRVLEKHTWRGLSFQHQASEISKVFERFNVTYLGIDITGIGAGVHDLLVNKHPRETVAIHYSNENKNRLVMKMIDIIDGNRLQFDAGMKETAMAFMAIKRVATNSGNMMTFKAERSEQAGHADDFWALSHALINEPLDHSTQRKSTWQMAA, from the coding sequence ATGGCATACTCTCCCGAAATCCGACAAGCCGCCCGAGCCCTCTATTTGAAGGCATGGACGCCACGCGAAATCGCCGACGAATTGAATCTGAACAGTGACCGAATTATTTACTACTGGGCGGATAAGTTTGGCTGGCGCGATATGTTGCGTGAACAAACGATTGATGAAGCTATCGCGAATCGTATTCAAACGCTGCTTGAGGTAGAGAACCCAAGTAAACCGCAGTTGGATATGCTCGATCGGCTGATTAATCATCACGTCAAACTTAAGAAGCTGCGCGCTACTGAGCAACCGACTCAACCCAATGAAGCGGGTACAGCTTCGGCGCAAAGTGGTGCACAAAATAGCAAAAGTGGTTCACCTAAGGCCGAATCTGGCACACAAACGGGCGATTCTGGTAAATACTCTGCCCCCAGTGGTAAACGTGGCAAGAAAGTTAAGAATGATGTTAGTGAGATCACCGAGGCCGATTTTAAGCTGTGGCATGACTCGCTCTTTGCCTATCAGCACACGATGCGTAACAACCTGCACCAGCGGACTCGTAACATTCTCAAGTCTCGCCAGATTGGCGCAACCTATTACTTTGCAGGTGAAGCGTTAGAACAGGCGATTCTCACGGGCGATAACCAGATATTTCTCTCAGCCTCTCGCGCTCAAGCTGATGTTTTCCGTCGCTATATTGTGGCGATTGCAAAAGAGTTTTTAGGCATTGAGATCACGGGTAACCCTTCTACTTTGTCGAATGGTGCAGAGTTGCACTATCTCTCTACCAACGGCAAAACGGCACAGAGTTACCACGGCCACGTTTATATTGATGAGTATTTCTGGATCGGCAAGTTTGACGAGCTGAACAAAGTCGCCTCGGCGATGGCTACGCATAAAAAGTGGCGTAAGACTTACTTTTCCACCCCTTCTTCTAAGATGCACCCTGCTTACCCGTTCTGGACGGGTGAAAAATGGCGCGGCGATAAAACCACTCGGAAAAATATTGAGTTCCCGACCTTTGATGAACTGCGCGATGGCGGTCGCTTGTGCCCAGACAAGCAGTGGCGTTATGTGGTTACGATTGAGGATGCCGCTAAGGGTGGCTGTGACCTCTTTGATATTGAGGAACTGCGCGAAGAGTACAGCGAGACGGACTTCAACAACTTGTTTATGTGCGTGTTTGTTGATGGTGCCAGCTCGATATTTGAATTTAATAAGATTGAACGTTGCATGGTGGATAGCGAGATTTGGCAGGACTACAAGCCAAACGCTGCTCGCCCATTTGGTAGCCGTGAGGTGTGGCTTGGCTATGACCCATCACGAACCCGTGATAATGCGGTGCTGATGGTGGTCGCGCCACCGATTGTGGCGGTTGAGAAATTCCGTGTGCTTGAGAAACACACTTGGCGCGGGCTTTCTTTCCAACATCAGGCTTCTGAGATCAGCAAAGTGTTTGAACGCTTCAATGTGACTTACCTTGGCATTGATATCACCGGCATTGGCGCGGGTGTTCATGACTTGCTGGTTAATAAGCACCCTCGCGAAACGGTGGCGATTCACTATTCCAATGAAAATAAAAACCGCTTGGTGATGAAGATGATCGACATCATTGACGGCAACCGCCTGCAGTTTGATGCGGGCATGAAAGAAACGGCAATGGCGTTTATGGCGATTAAGCGTGTCGCCACGAACAGCGGCAACATGATGACCTTTAAAGCCGAACGTAGCGAGCAAGCTGGCCACGCTGACGACTTTTGGGCGCTTTCTCACGCGCTGATTAATGAACCCCTCGATCACTCCACTCAACGCAAATCAACATGGCAGATGGCAGCATGA
- a CDS encoding GPO family capsid scaffolding protein has translation MPKTSDWVVIATEGSTVDGRKITKSWINDMASLYAKDEYTALIWPEHWRSSWGPFEGKNWGVVEELKAEVLDDKLRLFAKLTPNQYLLDANQEGQKLFTSIEPNPDYKGEGRCYLMGLAVTDSPASTGTTQLKFSRRHGEETAIESDALEELHLEKCFSRTDRLFSALRTFIAGDEPETPSKPQSEDEEPMKQEQFDQMMGAINGIANKQNELESKFNTVSAQKPETEGEQTEPESDGKKTNGMTPEQFSKLTETLDSIAQKQADLETKFTQLSQTGPDGQGADKSGGGEGYMPV, from the coding sequence ATGCCAAAAACCAGTGATTGGGTAGTCATTGCCACCGAAGGCAGCACCGTAGACGGGCGCAAAATCACCAAGTCGTGGATTAACGACATGGCCTCTCTCTACGCCAAAGATGAATACACCGCATTAATCTGGCCAGAGCACTGGCGCAGCTCTTGGGGGCCGTTTGAAGGTAAAAACTGGGGCGTAGTCGAAGAACTCAAAGCCGAAGTGCTAGACGACAAACTCCGCCTATTTGCCAAGTTAACGCCAAACCAATACCTCTTGGACGCAAACCAAGAAGGGCAAAAGCTGTTTACCTCGATTGAACCGAATCCCGATTACAAGGGCGAGGGGCGTTGCTATTTAATGGGCCTAGCTGTGACTGACTCCCCAGCCTCCACGGGTACAACGCAACTCAAATTCTCTCGTCGCCATGGCGAAGAAACCGCGATTGAGTCTGACGCGCTCGAAGAACTCCACCTAGAGAAATGTTTCAGCCGCACTGATCGCCTTTTTTCCGCTTTGCGCACCTTTATCGCTGGCGATGAGCCAGAAACACCCAGTAAACCTCAATCAGAGGACGAAGAACCCATGAAGCAAGAACAGTTCGACCAAATGATGGGCGCTATTAACGGTATTGCGAATAAGCAAAACGAGCTTGAAAGCAAGTTCAATACCGTCTCCGCCCAAAAGCCAGAAACCGAAGGTGAGCAAACGGAACCCGAAAGTGATGGCAAAAAAACGAACGGCATGACTCCTGAGCAGTTCAGCAAGCTCACAGAAACGCTTGATAGCATCGCTCAAAAGCAAGCCGATCTCGAAACCAAATTCACGCAACTGAGCCAAACGGGGCCTGATGGCCAAGGCGCAGATAAATCAGGTGGCGGCGAAGGCTACATGCCTGTTTAA
- a CDS encoding phage major capsid protein, P2 family, translated as MSQILTQSAREYMDNFAQQLAKSYGVSNVEDLFNVSPQLETKLRAAITESAEFLKMITVTTVDQIEGQVVDVGVSGLYTGRKAGGRFTKQVGVGGHKYKLAETDSCAAITWAMLCQWANQGGRDQFMKHLTEFSNQMFALDIMRVGWNGVTAAETTNPAEYPLGQDVNEGWIAYVKNRKASQVVDVDVYFDETNGDYRTLDAMASDIINNQIHPMFRNDPRLTVFVGSGLIGAAQAKLYDKADKPSEQIAAQKLDKTIAGRPAYVPPFLPDNAMVVTIPANLQVLTQHGTVQRKAKHESDRKQFENAYWRMEGYAVGVLEAFAAYNPEKVHIGPKP; from the coding sequence ATGTCGCAGATTCTTACTCAATCCGCCCGTGAATACATGGATAACTTCGCTCAGCAATTGGCGAAAAGCTACGGCGTATCGAACGTAGAAGATCTATTCAATGTATCACCGCAGTTGGAAACCAAACTTCGCGCAGCCATTACCGAGTCTGCCGAGTTTCTGAAAATGATCACCGTGACCACGGTTGACCAAATCGAAGGTCAAGTGGTCGATGTGGGTGTGTCCGGTCTTTACACTGGCCGTAAAGCGGGTGGCCGTTTCACCAAGCAAGTGGGCGTAGGTGGTCACAAATACAAACTCGCGGAAACCGATTCTTGTGCCGCCATCACTTGGGCAATGCTATGCCAGTGGGCGAACCAAGGTGGCCGCGATCAGTTCATGAAGCACCTGACTGAATTTTCTAACCAAATGTTCGCACTCGACATCATGCGTGTGGGCTGGAATGGCGTTACCGCAGCAGAAACGACCAATCCAGCAGAGTATCCGCTCGGCCAAGATGTCAACGAAGGCTGGATTGCGTATGTGAAAAACCGCAAAGCCTCACAAGTGGTGGATGTCGATGTCTACTTCGATGAAACCAACGGCGACTACCGCACGTTAGACGCGATGGCCTCAGACATCATCAACAACCAAATTCACCCCATGTTCCGCAACGACCCACGCTTAACCGTGTTCGTCGGTTCAGGGCTGATCGGTGCAGCTCAAGCCAAGCTGTACGACAAAGCGGACAAACCTAGCGAACAAATCGCCGCTCAAAAGCTCGATAAAACCATCGCAGGCCGTCCCGCTTACGTGCCGCCATTCCTGCCAGATAACGCCATGGTCGTGACCATTCCGGCAAACCTGCAGGTATTGACTCAGCACGGCACAGTGCAACGTAAAGCGAAACACGAATCTGATCGCAAGCAGTTCGAAAACGCATACTGGCGCATGGAAGGTTACGCAGTGGGTGTGTTGGAAGCGTTCGCCGCTTACAACCCAGAAAAAGTCCACATCGGCCCTAAACCATAG
- a CDS encoding terminase endonuclease subunit, which yields MSLSPAARHKLAVLATPAAAAHAAAAESLDSLHLRLVEFEQDKQVLKGFVQISEKVKHKRDVLIPKYKPLAERYLAAGESYQNLIFTDLIVWLFDIGDLETAVEWLFKAIELNLPTPENFKRSSWAIVCADFVLEWAERQLPNGHSIEPYFSRVFEKIDKEWVLPEVVEAKWYKFAGYGLLMNEKGEPQPSSIGDLERLQKAKALLITAHEKHDKIGVKTKINQIDMRINAINEGKNL from the coding sequence ATGAGCTTATCCCCAGCAGCACGCCATAAATTGGCAGTATTAGCCACCCCAGCAGCGGCAGCTCATGCCGCTGCTGCGGAAAGCCTCGACAGCTTGCACCTTCGCTTAGTTGAGTTTGAGCAAGATAAACAAGTGCTGAAAGGCTTTGTGCAAATTTCGGAAAAGGTCAAACACAAACGTGATGTGCTGATCCCGAAATACAAACCACTGGCTGAAAGATACCTCGCTGCTGGGGAAAGCTATCAAAACCTCATTTTTACAGATCTCATCGTTTGGTTATTCGACATCGGTGATCTGGAAACCGCCGTGGAATGGCTATTCAAAGCCATCGAGTTAAACCTACCCACGCCGGAAAACTTTAAACGCTCAAGCTGGGCAATTGTCTGCGCGGATTTCGTCCTCGAATGGGCAGAACGCCAGCTACCGAACGGCCACTCAATCGAGCCTTATTTCTCCCGTGTATTCGAGAAAATCGACAAAGAGTGGGTATTACCCGAAGTCGTTGAAGCCAAGTGGTACAAGTTCGCGGGTTACGGCCTGCTGATGAACGAAAAAGGCGAACCACAGCCCAGTTCAATTGGTGATCTGGAGCGGTTGCAAAAGGCCAAAGCCTTACTCATCACCGCCCATGAAAAGCACGACAAAATCGGGGTGAAAACCAAGATTAACCAGATTGATATGCGTATCAACGCGATCAACGAAGGCAAGAATTTGTAA
- a CDS encoding head completion/stabilization protein, translating to MFTGSSTSFQDTTIENDGFWPNINAGDFERLRGTPAAQDDERIAHAVVNAIASVNLQLSDLKAKYIAAGHASAADVPAFPKVNDKNLIVIQYQSAVFARAKADLLPDFATVSQKKEGDHIAERSQETKNELLAESERIIRNMLGKNRASVELI from the coding sequence ATGTTCACAGGCAGCAGCACCAGCTTTCAGGATACCACCATCGAGAACGATGGATTCTGGCCAAACATCAACGCAGGGGATTTCGAACGCCTGCGTGGAACGCCAGCCGCGCAAGACGATGAGCGCATTGCTCACGCTGTGGTTAACGCCATCGCATCGGTAAACCTGCAACTGAGTGATCTGAAAGCCAAGTACATCGCCGCAGGCCATGCCAGCGCAGCAGACGTGCCAGCGTTTCCAAAAGTAAACGATAAAAACCTCATCGTCATTCAGTACCAAAGTGCCGTGTTCGCTCGGGCAAAAGCAGATTTGCTGCCCGATTTCGCCACCGTCAGCCAGAAAAAAGAAGGTGATCACATCGCTGAGCGATCACAAGAAACCAAAAACGAACTGCTGGCCGAAAGTGAACGCATCATCCGCAATATGCTCGGCAAAAATCGCGCAAGCGTGGAGCTGATATGA
- a CDS encoding phage tail protein yields the protein MSTQYQAGYKFIALREHIESCVGENISKRLQTEMVDLEIIMGAKHQGNGVDLFNQLYDAEFYFDRFPFKEYSPAKLFAQFVAWLMDNDPDREELGVPDPEVSITVQSETEAIIVVTVGFEEPVKIQEDINGDLEWCGKKWRVDAYPIHIAENLIDVVKQ from the coding sequence ATGAGTACGCAATATCAAGCGGGTTACAAGTTTATTGCCCTAAGAGAACACATTGAATCGTGTGTCGGTGAAAACATCAGCAAGCGTTTGCAGACTGAAATGGTTGATCTTGAAATCATCATGGGGGCTAAGCATCAGGGTAACGGTGTTGACTTATTTAATCAGCTCTACGATGCCGAATTTTACTTCGACCGCTTTCCATTTAAGGAATATTCCCCAGCGAAATTATTCGCACAATTCGTTGCGTGGTTAATGGATAACGACCCAGATCGAGAAGAACTGGGTGTGCCAGACCCAGAAGTTTCAATCACCGTTCAAAGCGAAACAGAAGCCATTATTGTTGTGACCGTTGGGTTCGAGGAACCAGTGAAAATCCAAGAAGATATCAACGGAGATTTAGAGTGGTGTGGAAAAAAATGGCGTGTTGATGCGTATCCAATACACATCGCTGAAAACCTCATAGATGTGGTGAAGCAATGA
- a CDS encoding DUF2586 domain-containing protein, whose product MAWPTVIIKILNLMNGPIADIECHFLFVIRGTVSGDVRNLIMVDSTSDLDDVLAEASAEGLAIVKAAQLNGKQAWTAGVMILSEEDNWQDAVKKANEVSSFEFVVLGFDAETKAMIEDAITLRTELKNSLGREVGVLCQLPAINNDPTNGQTWAEWLAATVAIPKDVASEYISVVPNVHAAGDTLGKYAGRLANKEVSIADSPARVQTGSVLGNTELMKDKAGKALDLATLKALESNRIAVPMWYPDYPGQYWTTGRTLDVPGGDYQDIRHIRVAMKAARKVRIRAIARIADRTLNSTPQSIAAAKLYFTQDLRTMALTGVPGEIYPPEDEDIQIKWVNSTDVEIYMSVQPYECPVKITIAISVKQGDY is encoded by the coding sequence ATGGCATGGCCTACCGTTATTATCAAAATCTTAAACCTGATGAATGGCCCGATTGCCGATATCGAGTGCCACTTCCTATTCGTCATTCGCGGCACCGTTTCCGGTGACGTTCGCAACCTAATCATGGTCGATTCAACCTCAGACCTTGACGACGTGTTAGCCGAAGCCAGCGCCGAAGGGCTTGCCATTGTCAAAGCCGCCCAGCTTAACGGCAAACAGGCATGGACAGCGGGCGTGATGATCCTCAGCGAAGAAGACAACTGGCAAGACGCTGTCAAAAAAGCCAATGAAGTCTCTAGCTTCGAATTCGTTGTGCTTGGCTTTGATGCCGAAACCAAAGCCATGATCGAAGATGCCATCACCCTGCGCACCGAGCTAAAAAACAGCTTAGGCCGTGAAGTCGGCGTACTGTGCCAACTGCCCGCCATCAACAACGACCCAACCAACGGTCAAACATGGGCAGAGTGGTTAGCCGCCACGGTCGCCATCCCAAAAGATGTGGCGAGTGAATACATTTCCGTTGTGCCGAATGTACATGCAGCAGGTGACACACTCGGCAAGTACGCTGGCCGTCTCGCGAATAAAGAAGTTTCCATCGCAGATTCACCGGCACGAGTGCAAACCGGAAGCGTGTTGGGTAACACCGAGCTGATGAAAGACAAAGCCGGAAAAGCCCTAGACCTCGCCACCCTAAAAGCGCTGGAGTCAAACCGCATCGCCGTGCCGATGTGGTACCCAGATTACCCCGGTCAATACTGGACAACTGGTCGAACACTCGATGTGCCAGGTGGTGATTACCAAGATATACGCCACATTCGTGTCGCGATGAAAGCCGCCCGCAAAGTGCGCATTCGTGCCATTGCCCGCATTGCTGACCGCACACTCAACTCAACGCCGCAGAGCATCGCCGCTGCAAAGCTCTATTTCACCCAAGATTTGCGCACCATGGCACTCACGGGCGTGCCGGGGGAAATCTACCCACCAGAGGATGAAGACATCCAAATCAAATGGGTAAACAGCACCGATGTAGAAATCTACATGAGCGTTCAGCCCTACGAATGCCCGGTGAAAATCACCATCGCCATTTCCGTTAAACAAGGGGATTACTAA
- a CDS encoding phage protein: protein MSNARFSGRNFDTTLFGEFVHVKSATATINDESEAAFTRGVTDGYTDGKVSCDVEVELDLNQFKKIHKAARRAGSYRGIKPDDMMFYANNGQDEDKVELFGVKFVLADILSIDPESSDKSTRKLKGFVTSPLFVRINGVPYLSKDDTRGLIN from the coding sequence ATGAGCAACGCACGTTTCTCAGGCCGCAACTTTGACACCACGCTATTTGGCGAATTCGTCCACGTAAAAAGCGCCACCGCAACCATCAACGATGAAAGCGAAGCGGCATTTACTCGCGGCGTCACCGATGGCTATACCGATGGCAAAGTGAGCTGTGATGTTGAAGTAGAACTCGACCTCAACCAGTTCAAAAAAATACACAAAGCCGCCCGTCGAGCGGGCAGCTATCGCGGGATCAAACCTGACGACATGATGTTTTACGCCAACAACGGCCAAGACGAAGACAAGGTGGAACTCTTCGGCGTCAAGTTCGTGCTGGCAGACATCCTCAGCATTGACCCAGAAAGCAGCGATAAATCCACCCGCAAGCTAAAAGGCTTTGTCACAAGCCCGCTGTTTGTTCGCATTAACGGCGTGCCGTATCTATCGAAAGATGATACTCGCGGCCTGATCAACTAG
- a CDS encoding TraR/DksA C4-type zinc finger protein, with product MALANHRARAMQTAYLPSRTHCLECDDPIPKERQEKVKGCQYCTPCQAAKEQR from the coding sequence ATGGCGCTGGCTAACCACAGAGCAAGGGCAATGCAAACAGCCTACTTGCCTAGCCGCACCCACTGTTTGGAATGTGACGACCCAATCCCCAAAGAGCGGCAAGAAAAAGTAAAGGGGTGTCAGTATTGCACCCCCTGTCAGGCCGCAAAGGAGCAACGATGA